The proteins below are encoded in one region of Phalacrocorax aristotelis chromosome 13, bGulAri2.1, whole genome shotgun sequence:
- the FITM2 gene encoding acyl-coenzyme A diphosphatase FITM2 translates to MERAARCGRWLRAALAAGGVRRRLPWLLLAIVLVGSALKDGDVVPETPMRNKRNPLNVYFVKVAWAWTFWLLLPFITITTYQFAESKFLYGPTKSILTVLRRLSALLVGTVIWYVCTSLFMYIENLTGMCSTSGELSEPRRLYTTKQECHQDNGIWNGFDISGHCFLLSYCALMIVEEVAVLEGLSIDQNSKLHVVINGLFVSLCFLTMIWVFMFLCTAVYFHDFSQKLLGVLIGLSAWYGTYRFWYLKPFSPGLPLPNIPLSSKKHSYSR, encoded by the exons atGGAGCGGGCGGCGCGGTGCGGGCGCTGGCTGCGGGCCGCGCTGGCCGCCGGGGGGGTGCGCCGCcgcctgccctggctgctgctcgCCATCGTCCTCGTCGGGTCCGCTCTCAAGGACGGCGACGTGGTGCCCGAGACGCCCATGCGGAATAAGCGCAACCCGCTGAACGt CTATTTTGTGAAGGTGGCTTGGGCATGGACGTTCTGGCTTCTGCTGCCCTTCATCACTATCACCACCTACCAGTTTGCTGAGAGCAAGTTCCTCTATGGTCCCACGAAGAGCATTTTGACGGTGCTGCGGCGTCTCAGTGCACTGCTAGTGGGCACTGTCATCTGGTATGTCTGCACCAGCCTTTTCATGTATATCGAGAATCTCACTGGCATGTGCTCTACCTCAGGTGAACTCAGTGAGCCTCGCCGACTCTATACCACCAAGCAGGAGTGCCACCAGGACAACGGGATCTGGAATGGTTTTGATATCTCAGGGCACTGTTTTCTGCTCTCGTACTGTGCCCTGATGATTGTGGAGGAAGTGGCTGTGCTGGAAGGCTTGTCCATAGACCAGAACTCTAAGCTGCATGTTGTGATCAACGgcctgtttgtttccttgtgTTTTCTCACCATGATCTGGGTGTTCATGTTTCTCTGTACTGCTGTGTATTTCCATGACTTCAGTCAAAAGCTTCTCGGTGTGCTGATAGGTCTGTCAGCTTGGTACGGGACATACAGATTTTGGTACTTGAAACCCTTTTCTCCTGGACTACCTCTTCCAAATATACCTTTAAGTTCAAAGAAACACAGTTACAGCagataa